One Kazachstania africana CBS 2517 chromosome 9, complete genome genomic region harbors:
- the KAFR0I00100 gene encoding uncharacterized protein has translation MIFYKILAIPLLLCLHLATVARATITYTGDSVIQGSTYYFEPVYVESTSIIVIKSGLFHYFWSTLRVYGSLYICETSSLDLGMTISLKSDYYNYGNTVIDDTSGLSGGSVTFSGTNWENYGNVWFAGKYTLVGSVSFEISSSNILNSGLLSVSQASYSSGAVFNLGSSSSTLENNGTICATQLTLSPETTIQGSGCITLNNDAVLSISNIKSYPLTNQTIYMKNSTSSIYITHRSTTQSLVVRGFGDSNTIQLSTSIDSYSYDSSSGILEVISTSLLTTLTLNIDIGTGYNLNYLSTSASGLLTGKDTISYSAAAPDTSVPSSCTECTEIPSCDSIDYSSYSTLSNTFTASDDGSSTTYDLSSSTYYSSSLQETYTTDISTFSSPNSTMSASSSYSDISSWLEQSYSSSSSIYTTKSSSVSESKSTTTITSGSTTYTAVISDYTTTDSAGSTYTTQSTITTDDVDVGSTYTTQSTITTDDVDAMSKYTTTITSGSSTYTAVISDYTTTDSAGSTYTTQSTITTDDVDAESKYTTTITSGSSTYTAVISDYTTTDSAGSTYTTQSTITTDDVDAESKYTTTITSGSSTYTAVISDYTTTDSAGSTYTTQSTITTDDVDAESKYTTTITSGSTTYTAVISDYTTTDSAGSTYTTQSTITTDDVDAESKYTTTITSGSTTYTAVISDYTTTDSAGSTYTTQSTITTDDVDVGSTYTTQSTITTDDVDAMSKYTTTITSGSSTYTAVISDYTTTDSAGSTYTTQSTITTDDVDAESKYTTTITSGSSTYTAVISDYTTTDSAGSTYTTQSTITTDDVDAESKYTTTITSGSSTYTATVSDYTTTDSAGSTYTTQSTITTDDVDAESKYTTTVTSGSSTYTATVSDYTTTDSAGSTYTTQSTVTTDDVDAESKYTTTITSGSSTYTAVISDYTTTDSAGSTYTTQSTITTDDVDAESKYTTTITSGSTTYTAVISDYTTTDSAGSFYTTASTVIIEEIESGIGNEVVYGSYATTPTIATSTKALSVITKDQATSTSATPGNTATFTSYEGSGNSLKGFSLNRYFTIVVVSLLNFFLI, from the coding sequence ATGATTTTCTACAAAATTTTAGCAATTCCTCTATTGCTTTGTTTGCATCTGGCAACCGTGGCCAGAGCTACCATTACATACACAGGCGATTCTGTCATACAAGGTTCGACGTATTACTTTGAGCCTGTTTATGTGGAATCTACATCTATTATTGTCATCAAGTCTGGTTTGTTTCACTATTTCTGGAGTACATTAAGGGTCTATGGTAGTCTTTATATTTGCGAGACTAGTAGTTTAGATCTTGGTATGACGATCAGTCTCAAAAGTGACTATTACAATTATGGGAATACTGTAATCGATGACACCAGCGGTCTTTCAGGCGGTTCCGTGACCTTTTCCGGTACCAATTGGGAGAATTACGGGAACGTGTGGTTTGCAGGTAAATATACTTTGGTAGGCTCAGTcagttttgaaatttctagTTCAAATATACTTAACAGCGGACTTTTATCCGTATCACAGGCAAGCTATAGTTCGGGTGCTGTATTTAACTTGGgttcatcatcttcaacgTTGGAGAATAATGGAACAATTTGTGCTACTCAGCTTACACTTTCTCCGGAAACTACTATACAAGGTAGCGGCTGCATCACACTTAATAATGATGCTGTTCTAAGTATAAGCAACATCAAATCATATCCGTTGACAAATCAAACCATTTACATGAAGAATTCAACATCTAGTATCTACATCACTCATAGATCGACCACCCAAAGCTTAGTGGTTCGGGGTTTTGGTGATAGCAACACCATTCAGTTAAGTACTTCCATCGACTCGTATTCGTATGACTCATCTAGTGGTATACTTGAGGTTATATCAACTTCGCTACTCACGACGCTGACCCTTAACATAGATATAGGAACTGGAtacaatttgaattatcTTTCCACATCAGCTAGTGGTCTTCTTACTGGCAAAGATACAATAAGTTACTCTGCCGCAGCTCCTGATACCTCCGTTCCAAGTAGCTGTACCGAATGCACCGAAATACCATCATGCGACTCTATTGATTATTCGTCGTATAGCACGTTGTCAAATACATTCACTGCATCCGATGATGGAAGCTCTACAACATACGATCTGTCTTCCTCCACTTATTATTCTAGTTCATTGCAAGAAACCTACACCACCGATATCTCGACATTCAGTTCTCCAAACTCTACAATGTCTGCATCTTCCTCCTACAGCGACATATCTAGCTGGTTGGAACAGTCCTACAGTAGCAGCAGTTCTATTTACACTACTAAATCCTCTTCTGTGAGTGAATCAAAATCCACTACTACCATCACTTCGGGCTCTACTACTTACACTGCGGTCATCTCTGATTACACAACCACTGACTCTGCTGGATCTACGTACACTACTCAATCCACCATCACCACAGATGATGTAGATGTTGGATCTACGTACACTACTCAATCCACCATCACCACAGATGATGTAGATGCCATGTCCAAGTACACTACTACCATCACTTCGGGCTCTTCCACTTACACTGCGGTCATCTCTGATTACACAACCACTGACTCTGCTGGATCTACATACACTACTCAATCTACCATCACCACAGATGATGTAGATGCTGAGTCCAAGTACACTACTACCATCACTTCGGGCTCTTCCACTTACACTGCGGTCATCTCTGATTACACAACCACTGACTCTGCTGGATCTACGTACACTACTCAATCCACCATCACTACAGATGATGTAGATGCTGAGTCCAAGTACACTACTACCATCACTTCGGGCTCTTCCACTTACACTGCGGTCATCTCTGATTACACAACCACTGACTCTGCTGGATCTACGTACACTACTCAATCCACCATCACCACAGATGATGTAGATGCTGAGTCCAAGTACACTACTACCATCACTTCGGGGTCTACTACTTACACTGCGGTCATCTCTGATTACACAACCACTGACTCTGCTGGATCTACGTACACTACTCAATCCACCATCACTACAGATGATGTAGATGCTGAGTCCAAGTACACTACTACCATCACTTCGGGTTCTACTACTTACACTGCGGTCATCTCTGATTACACAACCACTGACTCTGCTGGATCTACGTACACTACTCAATCCACCATCACCACAGATGATGTAGATGTTGGATCTACGTACACTACTCAATCCACTATCACCACAGATGATGTAGATGCCATGTCCAAGTACACTACTACCATCACTTCGGGCTCTTCCACTTACACTGCGGTCATCTCTGATTACACAACCACTGACTCTGCTGGATCTACGTACACTACTCAATCCACCATCACCACAGATGATGTAGATGCTGAGTCCAAGTACACTACTACCATCACTTCGGGCTCTTCCACTTACACTGCGGTCATCTCTGATTACACAACCACTGACTCTGCTGGATCTACGTACACTACTCAATCCACCATCACCACAGATGATGTAGATGCTGAGTCCAAGTACACTACTACCATCACTTCGGGCTCTTCCACTTACACTGCCACAGTCTCTGATTACACAACGACTGACTCCGCTGGATCTACTTACACTACGCAATCTACCATCACCACAGATGATGTCGATGCTGAGTCCAAGTACACTACTACCGTCACTTCGGGCTCTTCCACTTACACTGCCACAGTCTCTGATTACACAACCACTGACTCTGCTGGATCTACGTACACTACGCAATCTACCGTCACCACAGATGATGTAGATGCTGAGTCCAAGTACACTACTACCATCACTTCGGGCTCTTCCACTTACACTGCGGTCATCTCTGATTACACAACCACTGACTCTGCTGGATCTACGTACACTACTCAATCCACCATCACTACAGATGATGTAGATGCTGAGTCCAAGTACACTACTACCATCACTTCGGGTTCTACTACTTACACTGCGGTCATCTCTGATTACACAACCACTGACTCTGCTGGTTCGTTTTACACAACTGCATCAACCGtgattattgaagaaattgagtCGGGAATCGGAAATGAAGTCGTTTATGGCTCTTACGCTACTACGCCTACAATTGCTACCTCTACAAAGGCTCTTTCTGTTATTACGAAAGATCAGGCAACATCTACTTCTGCAACCCCTGGTAATACGGCCACCTTTACTTCTTACGAAGGATCTGGTAATTCCTTGAAGGGATTTTCATTAAACCGCTATTTCACTATTGTGGTGGTTtctttattaaattttttcctaatttaa
- the KAFR0I00110 gene encoding uncharacterized protein gives MDPARQEIAFYANNQQHGLTKEEIKSFVADFANAAKNSVKAGADGVEVHSTFGFILNQFLDPASNKRTDEYGGSIENRSRFTLEVIDACIEAVGAERVGVRLSPWATYGAMSGGEDPTLLATYANILGELEKRGKAGMCLAYVHLIKPRITDPFSPEGQGVYKNGNNDFAHSIWKGPIIKSGNLALNSEVVKDMVKDARTLISYGTF, from the coding sequence ATGGATCCAGCTCGTCAAGAAATCGCTTTTTATGCAAACAACCAGCAACATGGATTAACCAAGGAAGAGATCAAGAGTTTTGTTGCTGATTTTGCCAATGCTGCTAAAAATTCAGTCAAAGCTGGTGCTGACGGTGTGGAAGTCCACAGTACTTTTGGTTTTATTTTAAACCAGTTTCTAGATCCAGCTTCGAACAAAAGAACTGATGAATATGGTGgttcaattgaaaacagATCTCGTTTTACCCTAGAAGTTATTGATGCGTGCATTGAGGCCGTTGGTGCTGAAAGGGTTGGTGTGAGACTATCTCCATGGGCTACATACGGTGCTATGTCTGGTGGTGAGGATCCTACATTGTTAGCAACCTATGCCAACATTCTTGGTGAATTAGAGAAAAGAGGCAAAGCTGGGATGTGCCTAGCATACGTGCACCTTATTAAGCCTCGTATCACTGATCCCTTCTCACCAGAGGGTCAAGGTGTATataaaaatggtaataaCGATTTCGCTCATTCTATTTGGAAGGGACCAATCATTAAATCTGGTAATTTAGCTTTGAATTCTGAGGTTGTGAAAGATATGGTCAAGGATGCTAGGACTTTGATTTCGTACGGAACGTTTTGA
- the KAFR0I00120 gene encoding uncharacterized protein produces the protein MVSTNEPTVTQRSVTFINYNTPASITAKEIDLDSCCNEDEIVVNVKAAALNPIDFMLHGLCFPYVNPNNLKTYSRDYAGIVVRKGANVDPKWQLGDHVNGMFAHIYGDQGSLSDYLIINPLKQPSIAHIDDTESFEKAAAWPLVFGTAYAVLFHNKQKWNKNSKILVIGASTSVSNCLVQIAKNHLKIGTVVGVCNKNSIARNKKFGYDYLVPYDDEQGNNVTVANVQKLIKEHLNGEKFDLIFDSVGNNQFFQIMDSVLKPINTDSFYTTIVGDKKANYKNPSVLSFVPYKIPFRAFNPLRKFNYSFAFVKSEFSFMELGSLMIKKGTFKPQIDSVFSFKDFNEAIDRAKSNKAKGKVIIKID, from the coding sequence atgGTGTCTACCAATGAGCCTACTGTCACTCAGAGGTCTGTAACATTCATCAATTACAATACCCCCGCTTCAATCACAGCAAAGGAAATTGACTTAGACTCGTGTTGCAATGAAGACGAAATTGTAGTTAATGTCAAAGCTGCTGCCTTGAATCCCATTGACTTTATGCTACATGGCCTTTGCTTTCCTTATGTCAATCcgaacaatttgaaaacgtATTCTAGAGATTATGCTGGTATTGTTGTTAGAAAAGGGGCTAATGTAGATCCTAAGTGGCAGCTTGGTGATCATGTTAATGGTATGTTTGCTCATATATATGGGGACCAGGGTAGTTTATCTGATTATCTGATTATAAATCCTTTGAAACAACCCTCAATAGCTCATATTGATGATACTGAAAGCTTCGAAAAAGCTGCTGCTTGGCCTTTAGTTTTTGGTACCGCTTATGCCGTGTTATTTCAcaataaacaaaaatggaacaaaaattctaaaataCTTGTCATTGGCGCATCAACATCTGTTTCCAATTGTCTGGTTCAAATTGCAAAAAATCACTTAAAAATTGGTACTGTCGTTGGTGTATGCAATAAAAACTCAATTGCCCGTAATAAAAAATTCGGCTATGATTACCTTGTACCTTATGATGATGAGCAAGGTAATAATGTGACTGTTGCAAATGTCCAAAAGCTTATCAAGGAACATTTGAATGGTgagaaatttgatttaatttttgattctgtTGGCAACAAccaattctttcaaattatggACAGTGTTTTAAAACCAATCAACACCGACTCATTTTACACTACCATCGTTGGAGATAAGAAAGCAAATTATAAAAACCCAAGTGTACTGTCATTTGTACCCTATAAAATACCATTTAGAGCGTTTAATCCACtaagaaaattcaattattcCTTTGCTTTCGTGAAGTCAGAATTCAGTTTCATGGAATTAGGATCTTTAATGATTAAGAAGGGAACTTTTAAACCTCAAATAGATTctgttttttcttttaaggACTTCAACGAGGCAATTGACAGAGCAAAGTCTAATAAGGCTAAAGGTAAGGTTATCATTAAAATCGATTAG
- the KAFR0I00130 gene encoding serine/threonine dehydratase family protein translates to MPIVYNKTPLVPQSFPGTEIRSSDSLPQVLIKYEYLQPSGSFKSRGIGNLVYQKALQIQKNSTKNPEVFSSSGGNAGYAAAVVAQKLSLPCTVVVPAATKQRMIEKIRSTGAKVTIHGTFWKGADKYMKNSVLNEINTEKVEPIYVHPSDDPLIWEGNSMIVDELMESLQEQKIDPSKVKAIVCSVGGGGLYNGLMQGLERYKLADKIPIVGVETDGSHVFNTCLKSGKHIEFEKISTVATSLGSASITKKTFEYAMKYRPRGVIVKDIEVLETCLRYTQDYNMITEPACGAAIHLAYHVDILEKALDTRLDGDDVVIIIACGGSSNSLHDMEETLKKMKSESQ, encoded by the coding sequence CTCTTGTGCCACAATCCTTCCCAGGTACAGAAATTAGGAGCTCAGATAGCTTGCCACAAGTATTGatcaaatatgaatacTTGCAGCCAAGTGGCAGTTTCAAAAGTAGAGGTATCGGGAATTTAGTATATCAAAAAGCccttcaaattcaaaagaacaGCACCAAGAATCCGGAAGTATTTTCCTCATCTGGTGGTAATGCCGGTTATGCAGCAGCTGTGGTAGCTCAGAAGTTGTCTTTGCCCTGTACTGTGGTGGTCCCTGCGGCCACAAAACAAAGaatgattgaaaaaattagaagCACTGGTGCTAAAGTCACTATCCATGGAACTTTTTGGAAGGGGGCCGATAAATATATGAAGAACTCAGTTTTAAATGAGATAAATACTGAGAAAGTTGAACCCATCTATGTACACCCATCTGATGATCCATTGATTTGGGAAGGTAACTCCATGATTGTCGATGAGCTAATGGAAAGTTTGCAAGAGCAAAAAATCGACCCTTCTAAGGTTAAGGCAATTGTATGTAGCGTGGGAGGTGGTGGTCTCTATAACGGTCTCATGCAGGGTCTTGAAAGATATAAGCTAGCGGACAAAATTCCAATCGTTGGGGTTGAAACCGATGGTAGTCACGTGTTTAATACATGTTTGAAATCAGGTAAGCATATCGaatttgagaaaatttcaactgTTGCCACTTCTTTGGGTAGTGCCAGTATAACTAAGAAAACATTCGAGTATGCCATGAAATACCGTCCCAGGGGTGTAATTGttaaagatattgaagttCTTGAAACTTGTTTGAGATACACTCAAGACTATAATATGATTACTGAACCTGCTTGTGGTGCTGCGATTCACCTGGCTTACCATGTAGACATTCTGGAGAAAGCCTTAGACACTAGACTTGATGGGGATGATGTAGTAATCATCATTGCATGTGGTGGTTCTTCGAATAGTTTACATGATATGGAAGaaactttgaagaagatgaaaagtGAAAGTCAATAA